Within the Candidatus Reidiella endopervernicosa genome, the region GATGCCATCCAGGCCAGCATCAGCAATGGTCGCCAGGGCATGATGACCGCCCACGGCAAGACCCTCAGCAGCGACGAGGTCGATTCACTGGCCCAGTCTATCGTTGATGGCAATGTCACCGGCAATGCGCTCTACATGGGCAAGGCATGTTTCGCCTGTCACGGTGCAGATGGCAAGGGTATGGCCGCACTCGGCTCTGCCAACCTGACCGATAGTATCTACCGCTTTGCTGGCGATCAGCTCGAGAGCGTCAAGTACACCATCAGCCACGGTGTTAACGACCCTTCAGATGCTGAGACCCGCAACGCTGTAATGCCGAAGTTTGGTGACAAGCTGAGTGAGACCGACATCAAGAAGCTGGCAGTCTATGTCCGTAAGATGGGCGGCGGTCAGTAAGAGCCAAGGATTGGGGCTACGGCGGCTAACGCCCTGTAGCCCCACTTCTCAACCTGATATTTGGGAGTGACAAACTATGAGTGATTGGGTAGCAATTGGTTCCTACATCAGCGTAGCTGTATCTATCGTCGTCTTCGTATTTCTAGTAGTAAAAGTACGTAAGCTGATGAATACGGACAAATCCGACGACTAGTAACCGGAAAGGGGGCTTCTAGCCCCTTTTCTTATTAAGTACGTGCTAATATACCTAGGTCGGGATATCCCGTTTGAGTTAGCACGTAGTACGACCTTTCAGCGGCATGCTGAAAAGCCCTCAAGGGGGTTTTCCACCATTCTGTTGTAACCAAATTCCCACGCTGCAGTCCATTCGGTGCTGCGGCTTCTGGAGGCGACTGTGAGCGAGCAAGAGAAGCGAGTTGATCAGGGCGGTGTCGACGCCCTCTATGAGGAGTCGACCCACTGGCACGTCAATACCGGCGAAGAGACGATCCACGCCAAACGCATGCCCGGCATGTGGCGTAACCTGAAGTGGCTCAGCTCCACGGTCTGGATCTTCTTCTTCCTCGGCCCCTATCTGCGCTGGGATGATCGCCAGGCGATTCTGCTCGATATCCCCAACGAGAAGTTCCACATCCTCAACATCACCATCCTGCCACAGGATGTCTGGATGCTGGCACTGGTACTGCTCTTTTTCTCCATCCTACTCGCCGCCGTCACCTCGGTTGCCGGACGCGTCTACTGCGGCTTCTTCTGCTTCCAGACCATCTGGACCGATATCTACACCCTGATTGAGGAGAAGCTTGAGGGTGGACCTGCCAAACGGCGCAAGCTGGAGAAGGCACCGTGGGATCTGAACAAGATCCGTATCAAGACGATCAAACACACCCTGTGGCTGCTGATTGGCGCACTCACCGGCGTCACCTTCGCCGCCTGGTTCACCGATGCCTACGACCTCTGGATCGGCTACTTCACCTTCACCGCACCGACGGTGGCCTGGACCGTGCTGGGCCTGTTCACTGTTGGCACCTACGTACTTGCCGGATTTATGCGTGAACAGACCTGCTTCTGGCTCTGTCCCTACGCCCGCATTCAGGGCGTTATGTATGACGAGGAGACAGTGCTGCCCACCTACGATCTCAACCGTGGTGAGCCGCGCGGCAAGCTGAAGAAGGGGCAACACGTCGAGGGCATGGGTGATTGCATCGAATGCAACCAGTGTGTGGCCGTCTGCCCAACCGGAATCGACATTCGTGAAGGGCAGCAGGAGGGGTGTATCACCTGCGCACTCTGTATTGATGCCTGTGACTCGGTGATGGACAAGATCAATCGACCTCGTGGCCTGATCCGTTACGCCTCTTATGATGAGATTCAAGGCAAACCGACCCTCCCACTGCGCAAGCGCCCACGCGTACTGGTCTACTTCACCATCATGACCCTGGCGGTTGTTGGGCTGGTCTATGGCCTGACCCATCTCGGTGCGATCGAACTCAAGGTACTGCACGATCGCCAGCCGCTGTTTGTGCAGCAGAGCGATGGTTCGATCCAGAACAAATACTTCATCAAGCTGTTGAACAAGACCGACGCCGATATGAAGATCCGGATCAGTGCAACCGGCCCAGAGCAGATGGTCGTGGTTGGTGCCGACAAGACACTGGTGGCACGTAAGGGGCGCCTTAACAGCTATACCCTCTTTGTTCGTGTACCATCACGACTGCTTGAGAGCGCGAGCACCCCAATCGTGTTCAAAGTCGAGCAGGTCGATGCCGAAGAGATCACGGCGGAATACACCAGCATGTTCATGGGACCGCGCCGCTAGGCGTGCATCGAGCCAGAGACAGAGAGAACTAACCATATGAGTGGAGCTACCGAGATGGGCCTCTTATCACAATCGAGTAAAAAAGCCTTTCGCAACCCCTGGGTTATCGGTTGGATCACGCTGATCCTGATCGTACTGGGCGTCAATATCGCATTTATCTCACTGGCGGTGGTCACCAACCCCGGACTGGTCTCAGACGACTACTACGAGCGCGGTCAGGACCACGAAAAGAATATCAACACTCGCAAAGCCGCACGTAGTGCGCTTGGCTGGCAGGTCAGCCTCGATGTTCCTACAGACACCACCCTTGGTCGTGAGACACCCTTCCGCTTCACCGCCGTCGACAAGGTAGGCCGTCCGCTGGTCGATGGCTCCGCCACCCTGCACGCCTACCGCCCCTCCGACGCCGCCGCCGACTTCGAGGTCGCAATGTTCGAGAAGCGTCCCGGGCAGTATGTCGCACCCGTCGTCTTCCCACTGAAGGGATACTGGCGCGTCATCATCACACTGCAGCGCGGTGAAGATAGCTGGGAACTGACCGAGAAGGTCAACGTCCTCGTCCCCTGAATCTAACCGTTACCGAAGATGAATGACCGGAGCGTCGTAGCCGACGATTCCCAATGTTACCACTGCGGCCTGCCGCTTCCCGAACCGCCGTTCGAGGAGGCCATTGAATCGCTTCCCCGACAGTTCTGCTGTATCGGCTGCCAGTCGGTCTGCAAAGCGATCTACGACGCCGGCCTTGAGGGTTTCTACCAACGTACCCCCGACGGCACCCTGCTCGCACCACCCCCGCCACCGCCTCAGGACTCCGCACTCTACGATCTCGACGATGTGCAGAGCGAGTTTGTCACCACACTCGGCGATAGCCGCGATATCCATCTGCTGGTCGAGGGGATCCACTGTGCCGCCTGCGTCTGGCTGATTGAACACACACTCAGCCGTGTTACAGGGGTAGTTGAAGCCAAGGTCAATCTGGCCGGGAAACGTCTCCATCTGCGCTGGGACAACAGTGCCATCCCGCTCTCAAAGATCATCGACAGACTGGCACAGGTTGGCTACAAGGCGGTCCCCTACGATCCGGAGAATGCCGAGGGAGCATTGGCAAAGCAGAACCGGTCCCTGCTCTACCGTATGGCCTTTGCCGGTTTTACCATGATGAACCTGCTCTGGATCTCGATCGCCCTCTACTCGGGGGCCGATCAGGGTGAGTTTCGTGGCATGTTCCACTGGATCGGTTTTGCCCTGGCCACCCCCACCCTGCTCTACTCCGGCTGGCCCTTTCTCAAGGGAGCCTGGACCGGGTTACGCAGTCTCCACCTCACCATGGATCTACCGATCGCCATCGGCGCCTCCACCACCTACAGCTACTCACTCTATGTGATGCTCAGCCAGAGCAGCGTGGGTGAGGTCTACTACGACACGGTGGTCAACTTCATCTTTGTCATCCTGGTGGGGCGCTATCTCGAAGCGATCTCCAAGAAACAGGCGGTATCCTCAACCCAGCGATTACTCGATCTGCAGCCACGTGTCGCCACTCTGCTGCGCGACGGCGAGCCCCATATCGTACCCATTCGCACCGTAAAACCGGGTGAGATCGTACTGGTAAAGGCGGGCGACAAGATCCCCGTTGACGGCACCATTATCGATGGACGTAGCCGGGTCGATGAGTCGATGCTCAGCGGAGAGTCAGAGCCGGTCGCCAAACTGATCGGCGACAGCGTCTCTGCCGGTACGGTCAATATCGAGAGTGCCCTGACCCTCAATATTGAAGGCACCCTCAAGGACACCGCCCTGGGCCGCATCATCCGCCTGGTTGAGGATGCACAGGCCTCCAAGGCGCCGATCCAGTGTGTTGCCGACCGCATCGTGCCCTGGTTTGTTGCTATCACCCTGCTACTGGCAAGTCTCACCTTCGCCTTCTGGCACTCCACCGACTTCGAGATCGCGCTGATGGCCGCCACCGCGGTGCTGATCATCACCTGCCCCTGCGCCTTCGGGCTCGCCACCCCGATGGCCATCGCCGTCGCCTCAGGACTCGGCGCACGCTACGGCATTCTGGTGAAAAATGGTGCCGTGCTCGAGACACTCTCCGATATCGACCACTTCATCTTCGACAAGACCGGCACCCTCACCGAGGGGCGTATGGGACTGGTGAAGGTGGTCAGCTACGGCAACATCGACGATCAGCAGCTGCTCGGACTCGCAGCGCGCGTGGAGCGCTTCTCCGAGCACACCACCGCGAGGGCGATTGTTGCCGCTGCCGATGAACTGGAACTCAACACCCCCGGTGAGACCTCCGATTTTGAGAGCAAACCCGGCTTCGGTGTCCGTGCGCGGGTCGACGGTATCGAAGTCATGCTCGGCACAGAGGCGTGGCTCACCGAGGCAGATATCGAGATGGGTGAGACCTTCTCCAATCAGATTGAGCAGCTCGAGGGGGACGGGGTGACCTGCATCCACATTGCGGTTGGCGGCAAGCTGCTCGGCTTTATTGCACTGGCCGATCGTCTGCGCCCCGATGCCGCCACCCTGATCGAGAATCTGCGCCAGTCGGGAGCCCACCTGACGCTGCTAAGCGGCGACCGTCAACGTGTCGCCGAGGCGATCGCCAAACAGCTTGGCGGCATGGAGGTTATCGCAGAGGTGCTGCCGCAGGATAAGGATCGCGTGATCCAGGAACTGCAGCAACAGGGCGCACAGGTAGCGATGATCGGTGACGGTGTTAACGACGCCCCGGCACTGATTCGCGCCGATGTCGGCATTGCCGTCGGCTCAGGTACCGATGTCTCGATGGAGAGTGCCGATATCGTCCTGATCAGCAGTGAGCTGGAGAAGGTGGCACTCGCCAGCCGCCTCTCGCGCCGCACCCTGCGCACCATCCGGCAGAATATCGGTATCTCGATCACCTACAATGTCATCATGGTGCCGCTAGCGATGATGGCCTTTGTCACCCCGCTGGTAGCAGCGGTCTCGATGCCGATCAGCTCGCTACTGGTAATCGGCAATGCAGCCCGAATCCGCACCCTCTTTAAGGGGTTGACCTCGAAGCGCTGAGCGGTGAGAGTGGCGATCAGTTCAAGTTAGAGTGATAGAACGATGGATGTAATCTACGGCCTCATTCCCCTGATGATCCTGCTCGGCCTGTTCATGGTCGGACTTTTTATATGGACCGTGCGTAACGGCCAGTATGACGATCTTGACGGTGACGCCAACCGCATCCTAATGGATGACGACGACCCCCTTCTGCCGACTAAAGGGAAAAAACAGTCCGGCAAAGAGGATGTTGAGAAGGGAGAAGACGCGCGAAACTGGCCCGACGCCGATTAACTATCGTATGGATGACGGTTAGTTAACGACCTCACCCGCCGTCTGCAGTGGTGCCATCACCCGGTCGAATTGCGAGGGTGGCAGGTATTGCAGCACCTCCTTCGCCTCTTCACTGAGCACCACATCGACACCCAACTCAGGGTAGAGCCAGTGGATCGCACCACCCTCCGGATCACGGATACGGGCCGCAGGCTGACCAAAACGCTGAGCGACCAGTTCACTCTCCAGATTGATTGATGGGATGTAGGTCAGGGTGGCGATGGCACTCTTACGCAGTTGCTCATAATCATCCGGATGCAACGTCACCTTTCGCGTGCCGCTGCCAAGGGTGCTGATGCGAATGCCGCGATCATACATCTCACGCACCTGTGTCTGCTCAAGATCGAAGGTGAACACCATCTTCGCCTTCAGACCACTGAGACGCGTCTCATTGAAATAGGCCTCAATCGTGTAGTCACCCTGCTCGGGGGCGAAAAGCGTCGCCTTTGAGGGCTCACGGAAGGCCAGCTCAGCCTCACCCAGAGTCGTATGGGCCAGCTCAATTCCGAAGACCCGAATCGATCCCCTCTCGGTCTGTTCAATCTGCCACGGCAGTCCGACGGGCCGGTCGACCTGACCGGAGGGGAGCATAATGCCCACCGCGAGCAGCACCAGGGTGAAGATCAAGACACTGAGAAAGGTATGGCGTTCCATAAATATCAACTAGTTAAGCAGGTAAAAGTGCGTCTGCCATGAGGCAGACAGGGGTGCGACAGTTACTCTTCGATCGGTTCTAGTGCACCCTCGGGGTAGCGCTCCGCAACCGTCTTCGAGACCATGCCCTGATTAGCCTGATGCATCGCATCCGACTCCATCACGATCAGCACCAGCACCGTAATCATCGTCGGTAGTGCACCAACACCAGCTAGCGCCCAGTGCTGTGGTTTGAGATCCCCTCCAGACCAGAGATAGACGATCACCATAACAACGAGCATGATCGCGAGCATGGTTAAAAAACCGAGGCTACGACGTGCACAGATCTGCCAGTGACACTTCACAAACCAGGGATCAATCTTTAGCGAGCGACGTGCACGATAAAAGGTATAGGTGAGCACGGTCACAGAGAAGATCGGTACGATTAGTAGCAGGAACTGCAGTGACTGTGCGGTGAGGAAGGCGACAAAGAGGAGGACATGGTTAAAAACCAGATTGATCAGAAAGATCTCATGGGGGGTTTTCGCCCGCTTGATATCCTCTGCGGAGACCTCGTATTTCATCGTATTACCTGCCTCTAGCTGTGAACTGGCCGCACCGAGTGGCACGGTGGCGACAATCTACCACCTACGGGGTATAAAATCCATGCAAATCGGCTGGTTACACCGGTTTAACCTGCAACCAGAAGGTCACCGGGCCATCGTTGGTCAATGAGACCTGCATGTCGGCACCAAAGCGCCCTGTAGCCACATCGGGATGATTGTTTTCCGCCTCTGCAACAAGATAATTGAACAGCCGTTCGCCCTCATCGGGGGAGGCAGCCGGAGTGAAGCTGGGGCGCATTCCCTTTTGCGTATCGGCTGGCAGGGTGAACTGCGGCACCAGCAGCAGGCCACCATCGATATCGGTCAGCCCCAGATTCATCTTTCCATCATGATCAGGAAAAACGCGATATCCGAGCAGCCGCTGCAGGAGTCGATCGGCCTGCGCTTTGCTATCGTTCCGCTCCACGCCGACCAGCACCATCAGACCCCGTTCAATCACACCCACCGACTCTCCCGACACCACCACCTCAGCCTGGCTAACACGCTGCAGCAGTCCGATCACGCCAGCATCCCCGCCATCGCGTCGCTGGCTCGAATCAGTGCGTCGACAATGCCAGGCTCTGTCGCAGAGTGACCGGCATCAGCGATGACCTCAAGCTGCGCCTCAGGCCATGCCTGGTGCAGCGCCCACGCCTGTGACAGGGGGCAGACGAGATCGTAGCGCCCATGCACGATCACACCTGGAATACCGGCCAATTTACCTGCATCTCGGAGTATTTGATTGGGCTCGAGAAAACTGTCATTTACAAAGTAGTGCGCCTCAATCCGCGCCAGACTGACGGCGGTATGGGGATCGCCAAAATGGTCAACCACTGACCGCTTCGGCAGCAGCGTCGAACTGTACCCCTCCCAGAGTGACCACGCCTTCGCCGCCGACATTGCCGCTACTTCATCATCACCGGTCAGGCGACGGTAGTAGGCGTTAACCATTTCATGACGCTCCACCTCAGGGATCGGTGCAATGAACTGTTGCCACTGGTCGGGACAGAGACGGTCAGCCCCTGACTGATAAAACCAATCGATATCCTCGGGGCGACAGAGAAAAATCCCTCGAAGGATCAACCCTGCTACCCGATCGGGATAGGTCTCGGCATAGACCAGCGCCAGGGTCGAACCCCAGGAACCACCAAATACCATCCAGCGCTCGATACCAAGCTGCTGTCTAATCGTCTCAATATCAGCCACCAGCGCCTGAGTCGTATTACCCTCGAGCGCGGCATGTGGCGTCGATTTACCGCAACCTCGTTGATCGAACAGCACTATACGATAGCGCTCCGGATCGAAAAAACTACGGTGGTATTTCTCACAGCCAGACCCAGGGCCACCATGCAGGAAGAGCACCGGTATACCGTCAGGATTGCCACACTCTTCAACGTGTAGCTGATGGGGTGAATCCACTGTCAGCGTATGGGAAACATAGGGCTGCAGTGGTGGGTAGAGTTGTCGCATTGAATTCCCTGTGGCACTGGATATCTATCAAAGGATACGTCTGCACCCAGACAACGACAATCATTAAAGCGTGGAACAATTCCAATACGTAAGAAAATGCTTACACAAGCTGTCGTCTCTACCTGACTGTATCGGGACGTCCCCTGTGCGAATATTCACTTGCACCAGGTAAGGATGCTCGGTGTGAAGCAGGAAGCTTACTGAGGAATAATAATTTCAGGTAACAGGGATGCCAGAAGTTAACAAAACCTCAGCGGCCAGGACGGCCACTCATCAATCGCCTTCCAGCCAAGAAAGGCAAATGATTACCCCCGGCTTTAGTCGGGGGTTTTTTTTGCCTCTCATTCAGGAACCAAGCCCACAAGCGCCTGCATCCAACCTGTGTCACGCCAACGGCAACTGGCAGCCTCCCATGTGCTCATGGGATTAGACGGACACAAAAAAGGCGCACCCACACCCATTGTTGAGTATGCATACGCCTCTACGATTCGACTATCGACTAAGGACGGACGTAGGCGTAACCGGCCTCCTGAAGCTCCATAATCCGCGCCACACCGGCGGGGACGATCTGCACACCCTCAGCCAGCGCCACCTGCTTGCCTGATTTCTTCTCCATCTTCGACTTGGTATTGCCGCAGGCGCTGAAGGTTATATCCTGCATCGCCAGGCTCGAGACACGCGACTGATGTGCGCTCGACTGGGTCAACATACCGAGACCGGGTCCGTAGGCAACAATCTCGACATCGACATTATCCATACCATAGTGTTTCTGTAGATTGACCGCGTTGTTCATCGCAATCGTCTGTGTCTTGGCATCGTTACTGCTGACCTGGATGACAATTTTATGTTTCGATACTGCGGCCTCAGCCATTGCCGCATCTCCACTCTTACCCTCCGGGGTACAGCCCACCAGCCCAAGTATCAAGCCAGATAACAGCGCGAGCAGGCTAACTTTCAATTTTTTTCCAAACATATAACTAACTCCTTTGATCTCTTGTAATAGTCATGGATGAAATAGACCTATAAGGATCGGTCACTTCATAGCACCATTTCAGACGCAAAGGGCAAGTTGAACCATTGGGAATTACCCCAACGATTTAGTCGGACATTAACTTGGTTACTGTTGTGGAGCGAGACACGGCCGTCCCGCTCCGACAGGAAGTTTAGCCGCGTGATGCGCGCTTGCGCTCGTTTTCGGTCAGCAGCTTCTTACGCAGACGGATGTGGTTGGGGGTGACCTCAACCAGCTCATCATCGTCGATGAACTCCAGCGCCTGCTCCAGTGTGTGAACCACGGGAGGGGTGAGCACCTGAGCCTCATCGGTACCGGAGGCACGCACGTTGGTCAGCTGCTTACCCTTGAGGGCATTAACCACCAGATCGTTATCACGTGCGTGCAGACCAATAACCATACCCTCATAGACCTCAGCACCGTGGCCGATGAACATACGACCACGCTCCTGGAGATTGAAGATGGCGTTGGTCAGCGCCTTACCCGGAGCGTTGGCGATCATTACACCGTTCTTGCGGGTACCGTAGTCACCACGCTTGAAGGGACCATAATGGTCGAAAACGCTGTAGATTAGACCTGAACCCTGGGTCGCGGTGAGGAACTCGGTGCGGAAGCCGATCAGACCACGCGCCGGCATGATGTAGTCGAGACGGACGCGACCGTGACCATCGGGCACCATGTTCTTCAGATCACCACCACGAACACCGAGCTTCTCCATTACGCCACCCTGATGTTGATCCTCGACATCGATGGTGACCTGCTCGAAAGGCTCCTGCGGCTCGCCGTCGATGGTACGAATAATAACCTCGGGACGCGAAACACCCAGCTCGAAGCCTTCACGACGCATATTCTCGATCAGAACCGAGAGGTGCAGCTCGCCACGCCCTGAGACGCGGAACTTGTCGGGATCAGAGCCCTGCTCAACACGCAGTGCCACGTTGTGCACCAGCTCCTGCTCCAAGCGCTCTTTAACCTGACGAGAGGTGACGTACTTGCCATCCTTGCCAGCGAAGGGAGAGTTGTTGACCTGGAAGGTCATGCTGACAGTCGGCTCATCGACACTCAGTGGTGCCAGCGCCTCGACCGCTTCAGGATCACAGAGGGTATCGGAGATGTTGAGCGGGTCGAGCCCGGTAAAGCAGACGATGTCACCCGCCTGCGCCTCATCGACCTCAACACGCTCCAGCCCCATGAAACCGAATAGCTGTAGTACACGCCCATTACGGCGCTCACCATCCTTATCGACGATGGTTACCTGGGTGTTGTTCTTAACGCGACCACGGGCGATGCGGCCGATACCGATAACACCGACATAGCTGTTGTAGTCGAGCTGCGAGACCTGTAGCTGGAAGGGATCTTCAGGTTCTACCTGTGGCGGATGGACATGATCCACAACGGTCTGCAGCAGTGGGGTCATATCACCCTCACGCACATCGGACTCCATAGAGGCAAAACCGGCCAGACCAGAGGCATAAACCACAGGGAAATCGAGCTGCTCATCGGTGGCACCGAGACGGTCGAAAAGATCGAAGGTCTGATCCAGCGCCCACTCAGGACGCGCCGCCGGACGGTCAATCTTGTTCACCACGACAATCGGGTGCAGACCACGCGCCAGCGCCTTCTCGGTCACAAAGCGGGTCTGAGGCATCGGACCCTCTACCGCATCAACCAGCAGCAGCACTGAATCGACCATTGAGAGTACACGCTCTACCTCACCACCGAAGTCGGCATGTCCGGGGGTGTCGACGATGTTGATACGGTAGTCGCCCCACTTGATCGCAGTCGGCTTGGCCAGGATGGTAATACCGCGCTCACGCTCCTGATCGTTGGAGTCCATGGCACGCTCTTCGAGCTTATCGCGCTCACCAAGGGTGTCAGATTGCTTAAGGAGCTCGTCCACCAGGGTCGTCTTACCGTGGTCAACGTGGGCGATGATGGCGATGTTGCGAAGATTCTCAATCACTGGGGTAATCCATATATAAGGTCAAAATAGGGCGCGATTGTACCCTAAAAACGGCCATTACGATCACATCTAGCCACAACCCGGTAATTCACCCAGCTTTCGTCAGCTACACCAGGCTATTGCCGCTTTTACACCCGACAAAATCTCACTAGGATAAAATATTAGAATAAACTGATATATCAACTGCTTAGGCCAAACAGATCCGTTGACAAACAGACTCGTCAGGGGACAATCGATACAGACTGCATTGATGATTGCATCAAATCCAACAACTTATAAAAATTGTTAGATCTCATATTCCACCACCGTTTTGGCGCTGTTTGGGATCAATCAACACCATTTTCACCGACTGAGCGCCGACTGTTATTGAATCAATGGGGCCGTTTTAACGACTCTTCATGCATCGCAGCCGCATCCGCCGGAACCGCCTCGGCCTGCTCTGCCCAGTCGAGTCCCTCAGACTCGTCGCTGCTCGGTTCAGCCGCCTCGACCGCCGCGGCATCGGGAAGCTGTTCATTGGGCTCGTCCGATGAGTCGCTCTCCTCCGGCACTTCACTGCGTTGGTCCTCGATAATTCGTCCATCGGGCTGCTCCATCGCCAATCGGGTGGTATCCATATCGGCCAGCGTGTGAGCCCCTTCAACGATGTGACTAAAGACTGCGCGGTAACTCGCCGTCATCTCATTGACCAGACCAGCGGTCTTGATAAAGTGATCACCGACCTCAGCACGATACTCATCGTTACGCTGACGGAGCGTGTGGAGTTCGCTCTCCAGCTCCTCGACCTTACGAATGGCGGGGCCGGTTGCACGACCAACCCAGAAACCGAAACCACCACCAGCCAGCAGCGCTGCCACTGCCATTAACACCACCCACTGCAAGGTCATTGATCAAAACTCCAAAAGCGATTCAAAAAAGTTGGCCTAATCTACCACTCTCCGAAGAAGACCGTGCAACTCTTTCCCTGTCGCTTGGCTCGATACATCGCCTGGTCGGCCATCACGATCAGCGCATCGGCTTCTTCGGCATTTTCTGGGTAGAGCGCCACTCCTATGCTCGCCCCAACCGACACCTCTTCGCCCTTCACCGCCGCTGACCGCCATGGATAGCGAAGCGAAGGCGGTTAGTCCGCGATAGTCGACGCCGTCTGCATATTCGTAGTTGAGGGGCGAGCGGACGACGAAGAAGATGCAGCAGCGGCTTTATGTCGGCGTAGAGTCACTGAGGGAGTTGTGTAGAGCCGCGAAGAGGTGATTACGCAACGAACGCAGGACGTCGGGGCGCCGTAGGCATAAATGGTCGCGTTAAGTTTTTGCTGTTTGCTTGGGCTTGGATGCCCAAAACAAACTTTCGCAAAAATAGCGACTCCCCGTCACCGGACTTGAGATCGCCTTTAGCATAGAGATTGCGAGTCGCTCCACCACCTCACGTCCAGCTCCCCCCTGCAGGATGACAACAAACTCATCACCCGCATAGCGCGCCACCGTATCGTTCTCTCGCACACTCCCTTTCAGCATCCTGGCCACATGTACCAGCAGGTCGTCGCCAGCGTCATGATCCAGGGTATCGTTAACCTCTTTAAATCCGTCGAGATCGATCAGCAGCACGGCCATTGGCTCTTTATTACGATCTGACTGCGCAACCGCCATCTGCAACCGCGCGTAGAGCAGACTACGATTGGGCAGATCCGTCAGAGCATCATGATGAGCATCGTGCCAGAGCGACTGCTCATTTGCCTTGGCGGCCGATATGTCCCGGAAAAGTGCCACATAGTTACTGAGTCGATCACGCTCATCCTTGACGACATTGATAGTCATATTAAGCGGAATCACCTCACCCTCTTTATTGCGATCCCAAATTTCACCCTGCCACTCGCCGTGGGTTTCGAGATTGCTCCATAACAGCTGGTAGAATGCATTATCATGCTGCCCCGACTGTAAAATTTTCGGGTCCTCGCCCAGCACATCCTCCAGCTCATAACCGGTAATGCGTGTAAATGCCTCATTAACATCGAGGATGCGATTATTGCGATCAGAGATCATCACCCCATCGCCTGCATTCTGGAACACACTGGCCGAGAAGCGCAGTCGCTCCTCCATCGCTTTGCGCTCAGTA harbors:
- a CDS encoding diguanylate cyclase domain-containing protein, yielding MKGEEVSVGASIGVALYPENAEEADALIVMADQAMYRAKRQGKSCTVFFGEW
- a CDS encoding YhcB family protein; the protein is MTLQWVVLMAVAALLAGGGFGFWVGRATGPAIRKVEELESELHTLRQRNDEYRAEVGDHFIKTAGLVNEMTASYRAVFSHIVEGAHTLADMDTTRLAMEQPDGRIIEDQRSEVPEESDSSDEPNEQLPDAAAVEAAEPSSDESEGLDWAEQAEAVPADAAAMHEESLKRPH
- the typA gene encoding translational GTPase TypA, which translates into the protein MIENLRNIAIIAHVDHGKTTLVDELLKQSDTLGERDKLEERAMDSNDQERERGITILAKPTAIKWGDYRINIVDTPGHADFGGEVERVLSMVDSVLLLVDAVEGPMPQTRFVTEKALARGLHPIVVVNKIDRPAARPEWALDQTFDLFDRLGATDEQLDFPVVYASGLAGFASMESDVREGDMTPLLQTVVDHVHPPQVEPEDPFQLQVSQLDYNSYVGVIGIGRIARGRVKNNTQVTIVDKDGERRNGRVLQLFGFMGLERVEVDEAQAGDIVCFTGLDPLNISDTLCDPEAVEALAPLSVDEPTVSMTFQVNNSPFAGKDGKYVTSRQVKERLEQELVHNVALRVEQGSDPDKFRVSGRGELHLSVLIENMRREGFELGVSRPEVIIRTIDGEPQEPFEQVTIDVEDQHQGGVMEKLGVRGGDLKNMVPDGHGRVRLDYIMPARGLIGFRTEFLTATQGSGLIYSVFDHYGPFKRGDYGTRKNGVMIANAPGKALTNAIFNLQERGRMFIGHGAEVYEGMVIGLHARDNDLVVNALKGKQLTNVRASGTDEAQVLTPPVVHTLEQALEFIDDDELVEVTPNHIRLRKKLLTENERKRASRG